The genomic DNA GAACATCAGGCGAGGCAGGCCGGCGCCGGCGAGGCGGGCGGCGGTCACGTAGTCACGGTTCAGCTCGCCCATCACCGCAGCACGGGTCAGGCGCACGTAGGACGGCAGCGACACGATGGCAATCGCAATCACGGTGTTGATCAGGCCAGGGCCGAGGATGGCGACAATGGCAACAGCCAGCAGCAGCGACGGCAGGGCCAGCATGATGTCCATCAAACGCATGATGGTCGGGCCAAGGATGCGCGGGAAGAACCCGGCGAACAGGCCCAGCAGGATGCCCGGAATCAGCGACATCACCACCGACGACAAACCAATGAGCAACGACAGGCGCGAACCCTGGATCAGGCGCGAGAGCAGGTCACGGCCCAGTTCGTCGGTGCCGAGCAAAAATTGCATCTGCCCGCCTTCCAGCCAGGCCGGCGGGGTCAGCAGGAAGTCGCGGTATTGCTCGCTCGGGTTATGCGGCGCAACCCACGGGGCGAAGATCGCGCAGAACACGATCAGCAACATGAACAGCAGGCCGGCAACCGCGCCTTTGTTCTTGGAAAAGGCTTGCCAGAATTCTTTGTACGGGGACGGATACAGCAGGCTTTGATCGACTGCTACCGCTTGAGTAGGTGTGCTCATGGTCATGATCTCAGCGCTGGTGACGGATGCGTGGGTTGGCGAAGCCGTAGAGGATATCCACCACGAAGTTCACCAGGATCACCAGGCAGGCGATCAGCAGAATGCCGTTTTGCACCACCGGGTAGTCCCGCGCGCCAATGGCTTCGATCAGCCATTTGCCGATGCCGGGCCACGAGAAGATGGTTTCGGTCAGTACCGCACCGGCCAGCAGGGTGCCGACCTGCAGGCCCACCACGGTCAGCACCGGGATCAGCGCGTTACGCAGGCCGTGCACGAATACCACGCGCGTCGGCGACAGGCCTTTGGCCTTGGCGGTGCGAATGTAGTCTTCGCGCAGCACTTCGAGCATCGAGGAACGGGTCATCCGCGCGATCACCGCCAGCGGGATGGTGCCGAGCACGATGGCCGGCAGGATCAGGTGGTGCAGGGCGTCGAAGAACGCATCCGGCTCGTCGGCCAGCAGGGTGTCGATCAGCATGAAGCCGGTGCGCGGCTCGATGTCGTAGAGCAGGTCGATACGCCCGGAAACCGGGGTCCAGCCCAGGCTCACCGAGAAGAACATGATCAGGATCAGGCCCCACCAGAAGATCGGCATCGAATATCCCGCGAGGGAGATGCCCATCACCCCGTGGTCGAACAGGGATCCTCGTTTGAGTGCCGCGATCACCCCGGCCAACAGGCCCAGGACGCCGGCGAACAACAGGGCGGCCATGGACAGTTCCAGGGTCGCAGGGAAAAGGGCGGTGAATTCGGTCCACACGCTGGTGCGTGTGCGCAGCGATTCGCCGAGGTCGCCGTGGGCGAGTTTGCCTACATAGTCCAGGTATTGCGCATACAGCGGCTTGTTAAGGCCAAGGCGTTCCATTGCCTGTGCGTGCATCTCGGGGTCGACTCGTCGTTCGCCCATCATGACTTCAACGGGGTCGCCGGGGATCATGCGAATCAACGCAAACGTGAGCAACGTTATGCCGAAAAACGTGGGGATCAATAACCCCAATCGGCGGGCAATAAAACTAAACATCTTGTTGTGTACCTCAGTCAGCCGGTTAGGCAGGTCCGGCACCGTCAATATCGACGGTGCCGAGCGTCTTCTCTTATTTACTTCACCTGGGTGGTGGCGAAGTTATTGGTCGTCAGAGGGCTTTGGGTATAACCCTCGACGTTTTTGCGCATGGCGGTGAACATTTTCGGGTAAGCCATGGGAATCCAGGGTTGATCCTTGTCGAAAACGTCCATGGCTTGTTCATAGAGTGCAGCGCGCTGGGCGGGTTCAGCGATGGCGCGCGCCTTGTCGATCAAGTCTTGAAACTCCTTGTTACACCAGCGGGCGTAGTTTTCGCCGTTTTTCGCTGCATCGCAACTCAGGTTAGGGGTGAGGAAGTTGTCCGGGTCCCCGTTATCCCCCGCCCAGCCGGCCGAAACCATGTCGTGCTCACCGTTTTTAGCACGCTTGAGCATTTCGCCCCATTCCATAACTTTGATGTTGACCTTCAAACCAATCTGGGCGAGGTCGGCCTGCATGCGCTGGGCGCCGAGCATCGGGTTCGGGTTGGTCGGGCCGCCGCCGTTACGGGTGAACAGCGTGATTTCGGTGCCTTCCGGCACGCCGGCTTCCTTGAGCAGGGCGCGGGCCTTGTCGAGGTCGCGTGGCGGGTTTTTCAGTTTGTCGCTGAAACCCAGCAGCGTCGGCGGGTACGGGCCCGTGCCCACCACCGCATTGCCTTTGCCGTACAAGGCATCGGTGTAACCGACCTTGTCGAACGCGATGTTGATCGCGTGGCGTACACGGGCGTCGCTCATGTACTTGTGGGTCGTGTTCATGGCGGTGTAGCTGGTGGTCATTGCCGCCAGTTCATCGACCTTCAGGTTCGGGTCGGCCTTGACGCTCGGCACGTCATCGGGCTTTGGATACAGCGCGATCTGGCACTCGTTTGCCTTGAGCTTTTGCAGGCGCACGTTGTTGTCGGTGGTGATCGCCAGAATCAGCGGGTCAGCCGGTGGCTTGCCACGGAAGTACTCCGGGTTGGCCTTGAACCGTACCTGGGCGTCTTTGGCGTAGCGCGTGAAGATGAACGGGCCGGTGCCGACGGGTTTGGCGTTCAGGTCGTCGGTCTTGCCGGACTTGAGCAACTGGTCGGCGTATTCGGCGGAGTGGATCGAGGAAAACGCCATGGCCAGGTCGGCCAGGAACGGTGCTTCAGGACGGGTCAGCGTGAAGACGACTGTGTGGTCGTCGGTCTTGGTGACGCTTTTGAGCAGTTCCTTGAAGCCCATGCTTTCAAAGTACGGGTAGCCCACGTTGGACTTGTTGTGCCAAGGGTGATTCGGGTCCAGCTGGCGCTGGAAGCTCCAAAGCACATCGTCGGCATTCAGGTTGCGCGTGGGTTTGAAGTAGTCGGTGGTGTGAAACTTGACGTCGTCACGCAGGTGGAACGTGTAGGTCAGGCCATCGGCGCTGATTTCCGGCAGGTCCTTG from Pseudomonas tolaasii NCPPB 2192 includes the following:
- a CDS encoding ABC transporter substrate-binding protein is translated as MKMLPLQAAVAAALLSVAIGVSAKPLVVCTEASPEGFDPVLYTTAVTADAAAETMFNRLVDFKPGTTEVVPALAKDLPEISADGLTYTFHLRDDVKFHTTDYFKPTRNLNADDVLWSFQRQLDPNHPWHNKSNVGYPYFESMGFKELLKSVTKTDDHTVVFTLTRPEAPFLADLAMAFSSIHSAEYADQLLKSGKTDDLNAKPVGTGPFIFTRYAKDAQVRFKANPEYFRGKPPADPLILAITTDNNVRLQKLKANECQIALYPKPDDVPSVKADPNLKVDELAAMTTSYTAMNTTHKYMSDARVRHAINIAFDKVGYTDALYGKGNAVVGTGPYPPTLLGFSDKLKNPPRDLDKARALLKEAGVPEGTEITLFTRNGGGPTNPNPMLGAQRMQADLAQIGLKVNIKVMEWGEMLKRAKNGEHDMVSAGWAGDNGDPDNFLTPNLSCDAAKNGENYARWCNKEFQDLIDKARAIAEPAQRAALYEQAMDVFDKDQPWIPMAYPKMFTAMRKNVEGYTQSPLTTNNFATTQVK
- a CDS encoding ABC transporter permease subunit, with amino-acid sequence MSTPTQAVAVDQSLLYPSPYKEFWQAFSKNKGAVAGLLFMLLIVFCAIFAPWVAPHNPSEQYRDFLLTPPAWLEGGQMQFLLGTDELGRDLLSRLIQGSRLSLLIGLSSVVMSLIPGILLGLFAGFFPRILGPTIMRLMDIMLALPSLLLAVAIVAILGPGLINTVIAIAIVSLPSYVRLTRAAVMGELNRDYVTAARLAGAGLPRLMFITVLPNCMAPLIVQATLSFSSAILDAAALGFLGLGVQPPTPEWGTMLASARDYIERAWWVVSLPGLTILLSVLAINLMGDGLRDALDPKLKNAA
- a CDS encoding ABC transporter permease subunit, with amino-acid sequence MFSFIARRLGLLIPTFFGITLLTFALIRMIPGDPVEVMMGERRVDPEMHAQAMERLGLNKPLYAQYLDYVGKLAHGDLGESLRTRTSVWTEFTALFPATLELSMAALLFAGVLGLLAGVIAALKRGSLFDHGVMGISLAGYSMPIFWWGLILIMFFSVSLGWTPVSGRIDLLYDIEPRTGFMLIDTLLADEPDAFFDALHHLILPAIVLGTIPLAVIARMTRSSMLEVLREDYIRTAKAKGLSPTRVVFVHGLRNALIPVLTVVGLQVGTLLAGAVLTETIFSWPGIGKWLIEAIGARDYPVVQNGILLIACLVILVNFVVDILYGFANPRIRHQR